One genomic segment of Ricinus communis isolate WT05 ecotype wild-type chromosome 5, ASM1957865v1, whole genome shotgun sequence includes these proteins:
- the LOC8258925 gene encoding protein PTST, chloroplastic: MEIGATRCFISRQVLWFSWSSRMLDWKCIHKLPSNVKTSCPRLSHPFQGSSTKAWLSQEFWRTYAMPVSLEESSSTQLEDEEKASDASPGDARPLSSDELKLLLADSERDKLVKKLSEANQHNRLLKRQLHAKEDSLVNFKSELAVVEHDIQALVTLAEEIAQSGIPEGSRKINGKYIQSHLLSRLQVVREKLKEQIKDIDAAQSKEVHLFWYGMAENVQVMGTFDGWSQGEHLSPEYDGSFTKFTTTLLLRPGRYEIKFLVDGEWQLSAEYPTVGEGLTQNNLLIVE, translated from the exons ATGGAGATAGGTGCCACAAG GTGCTTTATAAGCAGACAAGTACTGTGGTTTTCATGGAGTTCACGAATGTTAGATTGGAAATGTATCCATAAACTTCCTAGCAATGTAAAGACAAGCTGCCCAAGATTGTCTCATCCTTTTCAAGGATCTTCAACAAAGGCTTGGTTGAGCCAAGAATTCTGGAGAACATATGCCATGCCAGTTAGTCTGGAGGAGTCTTCGTCAACACAATTAGAAGATGAAGAGAAGGCATCTGATGCTTCACCAGGGGATGCTCGACCATTGAGCAGCGATGAG tTGAAGTTACTGCTAGCTGATTCAGAAAGAGACAAGCTCGTTAAAAAACTAAGTGAAGCCAATCAACATAATCGACTCCTCAAACGACAG CTTCATGCAAAGGAAGACTCACTGGTTAACTTCAAAAGCGAACTTGCTGTAGTGGAGCATGATATTCAG GCCTTGGTTACACTGGCAGAAGAAATAGCTCAATCTGGCATTCCAGAAGGTTCAAGAAAGATAAATGGGAAGTACATTCAGTCTCACCTCCTTTCGCGTTTACAAG TTGTCCGCGAAAAACTGAAGGAACAGATAAAGGACATTGATGCTGCACAATCCAAGGAGGTTCACTTATTCTGGTATGGCATGGCAGAG aATGTACAAGTAATGGGCACCTTTGATGGCTGGAGTCAAGGAGAGCACTTATCACCAGAGTATGATGGTTCCTTTACTAAGTTCACAACAACATTATTGCTTAGACCTGGAAG GTATGAGATTAAATTCTTGGTGGATGGAGAATGGCAACTATCTGCAGAATATCCTACTGTTGGTGAGGGATTAACACAAAATAACTTGTTAATAGTTGAATAG